From Temnothorax longispinosus isolate EJ_2023e chromosome 3, Tlon_JGU_v1, whole genome shotgun sequence, one genomic window encodes:
- the LOC139810728 gene encoding uncharacterized protein, whose amino-acid sequence MARSSGIDIGSVFDEYLQKEQQFEQEIEERNKLRREIRNRNISKVSDSSPTNLPLNLEKSRIRNQALLKDLEMSRARLRTYASYTPTDAELQQISSAYRSRLSRNMQDAES is encoded by the exons ATGGCGAGGAGCAGCGGTATTGATATTGGAAGTGTTTTTGACGAATATCTGCAAAAAGAACAGCAATTCGAACAAGAAATAGAAGAACG CAACAAATTACGTCGCGAGATTCGCAATAGGAATATTTCCAAAGTTTCTGACTCGTCGCCAACGAATTTGcctttaaatttagaaaaatctcGTATTCGTAATCAGGCTCTTCTGAAG GATTTGGAGATGTCTAGAGCACGTCTGAGAACTTACGCTTCTTACACGCCTACCGATGCGGAATTGCAGCAGATTTCGTCGGCCTATCGAAGTCGTCTTTCCAGAAATATGCAAGACGCGGAATCATGA